A stretch of the Teretinema zuelzerae genome encodes the following:
- a CDS encoding PHP domain-containing protein, which translates to MIDAHVHIERGPYTLEWVNEFINQALKMGITELYLLEHTHRFKEFEKYYEEISSYSNYQNDWYKNRTGLSLESYLELIKSYKNNENNIVKIKWGLEVCYLSGIENEIEKLKKENIMDFYTGSVLWINGWGFDHKKEFWVDKEIDTEYKKYFEKEKRLIKSGVFDNLAHPDSIKCFNHYPSYDLNETYEEVIDIAKKTNIKFEQSCGLYNNYGHQKIGLEINYLKKLKANNIEIITATDAHCPEDVGKNIKKALLAIQDA; encoded by the coding sequence TTGATTGATGCGCATGTTCATATTGAGCGTGGACCGTATACTCTTGAATGGGTAAATGAATTTATTAATCAAGCCTTAAAAATGGGAATTACTGAATTGTATCTTCTTGAACACACTCATAGATTTAAAGAATTTGAGAAATACTATGAAGAGATAAGCAGTTATAGTAACTATCAAAATGATTGGTATAAAAACAGAACTGGTTTATCGTTAGAATCGTATTTGGAATTGATCAAGAGTTATAAGAATAACGAAAACAATATAGTAAAAATAAAATGGGGTTTGGAAGTTTGCTATTTATCTGGAATTGAAAACGAAATAGAAAAATTGAAAAAAGAAAATATAATGGATTTTTATACAGGATCAGTTCTTTGGATAAATGGATGGGGTTTTGATCATAAGAAAGAGTTTTGGGTAGATAAGGAAATTGATACAGAATATAAGAAATACTTTGAAAAAGAAAAAAGGTTAATTAAAAGCGGTGTTTTTGATAATTTAGCACATCCGGATTCAATAAAATGCTTTAATCACTATCCTTCATATGACTTAAATGAAACATATGAAGAAGTAATCGATATAGCAAAGAAAACAAATATTAAATTTGAACAGAGTTGTGGTTTATATAATAACTACGGTCATCAAAAAATAGGTTTAGAAATAAATTATCTAAAAAAACTTAAAGCAAATAATATTGAAATAATCACAGCTACAGATGCTCATTGCCCTGAAGATGTAGGGAAAAATATCAAAAAAGCTTTATTGGCTATACAGGATGCATGA
- a CDS encoding type II toxin-antitoxin system RelE/ParE family toxin encodes MEYKVRIPNSVKKDIEEIIEYYFDDRPEYAKKIFELLFERINSLISFPNKGRIVPELLEYNINEYREILESYWRIIYRIDNDMVEIFTVIDARRNVQDLLVEKLKRKFV; translated from the coding sequence ATGGAATATAAAGTTCGTATTCCAAATAGTGTTAAAAAAGATATTGAAGAAATCATTGAATATTATTTTGATGATCGACCTGAATACGCAAAGAAAATATTTGAATTATTGTTTGAAAGGATAAACTCATTAATAAGTTTTCCTAATAAGGGAAGAATTGTTCCGGAGCTCCTTGAATATAACATAAATGAATATCGTGAAATTCTTGAATCTTACTGGCGAATCATCTATCGGATTGATAATGATATGGTTGAAATATTTACAGTAATAGATGCAAGAAGAAATGTACAAGATTTATTAGTGGAAAAATTAAAAAGAAAATTCGTCTAA
- a CDS encoding type II toxin-antitoxin system Phd/YefM family antitoxin, with product MNVNFKNDIKPISYIKTNAAEMMKYVNDNRNPIIITQNGEAKAVLMDIDSYQNMQNAFALLNIIKISEDEIKRGNFQESDEVFNELNNKYFRK from the coding sequence ATGAATGTAAACTTTAAGAACGATATAAAACCGATTTCATACATTAAAACAAATGCTGCTGAAATGATGAAATATGTTAATGATAATCGAAATCCGATTATTATTACTCAAAACGGCGAAGCTAAAGCCGTCTTAATGGATATTGATTCGTATCAAAACATGCAAAATGCTTTTGCTTTATTAAACATAATCAAAATATCTGAAGATGAGATTAAAAGGGGCAACTTTCAAGAATCAGATGAAGTCTTCAATGAATTAAATAATAAATATTTCAGGAAATAA
- a CDS encoding type II toxin-antitoxin system RelE family toxin, producing the protein MANYKIAETETFEKKIKTLKYRNLYSKITDYVYPILRTNPFFGPNIKKLKGEFKEIYRFRIGDYRLFYKISEETVIVFIVDIESRKDAYQ; encoded by the coding sequence TTGGCTAATTACAAGATTGCAGAAACTGAAACATTTGAAAAAAAAATAAAGACTTTAAAGTATAGGAATTTGTATAGCAAAATTACGGATTATGTATACCCAATATTAAGAACTAATCCATTTTTTGGACCAAATATAAAAAAATTAAAAGGTGAGTTTAAGGAAATTTATCGTTTCCGTATTGGTGATTATCGACTTTTTTACAAAATATCAGAAGAAACAGTAATTGTATTTATTGTCGATATTGAATCAAGAAAAGATGCTTATCAATAA
- a CDS encoding CopG family transcriptional regulator, producing the protein MPKTITVRIDDSVYDIFKKAADGQKRTISNYLEYATLNYIVNETVVDDTEMNEILSFSKDIKKGLSDISAGRYKVIG; encoded by the coding sequence ATGCCTAAAACAATTACCGTTAGAATTGATGATTCTGTTTATGATATTTTCAAGAAAGCTGCTGATGGTCAAAAAAGAACTATTTCTAATTATCTCGAGTATGCAACTCTAAACTACATTGTTAATGAAACTGTTGTTGATGATACAGAAATGAATGAAATCCTTTCATTTAGCAAGGATATTAAAAAAGGATTAAGTGATATTTCTGCTGGAAGGTACAAAGTAATTGGCTAA
- a CDS encoding AAA family ATPase, with protein sequence MEKKPIKPNVFFMCGPAGSGKTTYAKKLEREGFLRLSFDEESFKLGITKHPLSKEMHQEIENRLIKILKENIVNGIDVVLDFSFWSKKMRNKYKEILKEYNLEPKIIVIKTPKSIVIARIEKRNGSNADEIMLTTEEMEKYYDNFEFPTEDEGELIIINGF encoded by the coding sequence ATGGAAAAAAAACCAATTAAACCAAATGTTTTTTTTATGTGTGGTCCAGCAGGATCAGGAAAAACAACTTATGCTAAAAAACTTGAACGGGAAGGTTTTTTACGTTTATCGTTTGATGAAGAATCATTTAAACTGGGTATTACTAAACATCCTTTATCAAAAGAAATGCATCAAGAAATTGAAAACAGACTTATAAAAATACTAAAAGAAAATATTGTTAATGGAATAGATGTGGTTTTAGATTTTTCTTTTTGGTCAAAAAAAATGCGAAATAAATATAAGGAAATTTTAAAAGAATATAATCTTGAACCTAAGATTATTGTTATAAAAACTCCAAAAAGTATAGTAATAGCGAGAATAGAAAAAAGAAATGGTAGTAATGCAGATGAAATAATGTTAACTACTGAAGAAATGGAAAAATATTATGATAATTTTGAATTTCCAACAGAGGATGAAGGAGAACTCATTATTATTAATGGATTCTGA
- a CDS encoding DMT family transporter: protein MQIIAIIMGLAAGLLFGIATPLSKLTLSHLNSFQLAGLLYLGASIAFLPYMIINKSKKLVLLNTKGTKKHLIGIVLFGGLLGPLFLMVGLKSANSMSVSIWLNMELVATALLGVIIFKESLGRYTLLGIIFTLLSSIVICSQENSSGIISALFIILACICWGVDNHLTAIIDGITPQATTFIKGLFGGTVNLMIGMFLSGNKIEIQYIGIGLLIGVFSYGISIFLYVTSAQNLGATRSQILFSSSTFWGIIAAYLFLREKFSFITIIAFILLFIGIIFSNKILHKHSHFHSRMVHIHMHTHDDDHHNHSHGENFDTHTKHSHIHEHDEITHEHSHYPDMHHRHEH from the coding sequence ATGCAAATTATCGCAATAATAATGGGTTTAGCAGCCGGCTTGCTTTTTGGAATTGCAACACCGTTAAGTAAATTAACTCTTTCACATCTTAATAGTTTCCAACTTGCAGGTTTATTATACCTTGGCGCAAGTATCGCTTTTTTGCCTTACATGATAATTAATAAATCAAAAAAACTAGTATTGTTAAATACGAAAGGCACAAAAAAACATCTTATAGGAATCGTCCTATTTGGTGGTTTGTTAGGTCCGTTATTTCTAATGGTTGGTTTGAAATCAGCAAACTCAATGTCAGTTTCAATTTGGCTCAATATGGAGTTAGTTGCGACTGCTCTGTTAGGAGTTATAATATTTAAAGAAAGCCTTGGTCGATATACATTACTTGGAATAATTTTTACGCTTTTATCAAGTATTGTTATATGCTCGCAAGAAAATTCCAGCGGAATCATTTCTGCTTTATTTATTATATTGGCATGTATTTGCTGGGGTGTTGATAATCATTTAACAGCAATTATCGATGGAATTACACCTCAAGCAACTACTTTCATAAAGGGTCTATTTGGTGGAACAGTAAATTTAATGATTGGAATGTTCTTATCCGGCAATAAAATTGAAATACAATATATTGGTATTGGTTTATTAATCGGCGTGTTCTCATATGGTATTAGTATTTTTCTATATGTAACTTCTGCACAGAATTTAGGAGCAACTAGAAGTCAAATATTATTTAGCTCATCAACATTTTGGGGAATAATTGCTGCGTATTTATTTCTTAGAGAGAAATTTAGCTTCATAACTATTATTGCATTTATACTATTATTTATTGGAATCATTTTTAGTAATAAAATATTACATAAACATAGTCACTTTCATAGTAGAATGGTTCATATACACATGCATACTCACGACGATGATCATCATAATCATTCACATGGTGAAAACTTTGATACTCATACAAAACATTCGCATATACATGAGCATGATGAAATAACACATGAACATAGTCATTATCCTGATATGCATCATAGACATGAACATTAA
- a CDS encoding Fic family protein — protein sequence MKPPYQITHRILDLYGQITEALGICQSLLLVKPEARLRKQNRIKTIHSSLAIEGNTLNIEHVTALINNNHVFGPQKDILEVQNAIKAYEQLNEFNPVNVNDFLKAHKTLMNGLVENPGKFRRTQVGIIKGKEVSHIAPGYDMVPGLMKDLFNYLKNDNDLEIIKSCVFHYEMEFIHPFEDGNGRMGRYWQTRLLMKANPIFEFVPIEKVIRDNQEEYYRVLEQSDLSGSSTSFIEFMLDTINKSLRETVEDAKPASPDYKKRIEYALSVLNDWFDRKEYMNVCKGISTATASRDIKQLLIEEKIESLGTGRMTKYRKKASG from the coding sequence ATGAAACCACCATATCAAATTACTCACAGAATACTTGATTTATATGGACAGATTACTGAAGCTCTTGGTATCTGTCAGAGTTTATTGCTGGTTAAGCCTGAAGCAAGATTACGTAAGCAAAATCGCATTAAAACAATCCACTCGTCTCTTGCCATTGAAGGTAATACTCTCAATATTGAGCATGTAACGGCGTTGATAAATAATAATCACGTTTTTGGACCACAGAAGGACATTCTTGAAGTACAAAATGCAATTAAAGCATATGAGCAATTAAATGAGTTTAATCCTGTAAATGTAAATGACTTTTTAAAAGCTCATAAGACATTAATGAATGGATTGGTTGAGAATCCAGGTAAATTTCGAAGAACACAAGTAGGAATAATTAAGGGAAAAGAAGTTTCGCATATTGCACCTGGATATGACATGGTTCCAGGGCTCATGAAAGATCTATTTAACTACTTAAAAAATGATAATGATCTTGAGATAATTAAAAGCTGTGTTTTCCATTATGAAATGGAGTTTATCCATCCGTTTGAAGATGGAAATGGTAGAATGGGTCGTTACTGGCAGACTCGATTATTGATGAAAGCTAATCCTATTTTTGAATTTGTTCCAATAGAAAAGGTAATAAGAGATAATCAAGAAGAATATTATAGGGTTTTGGAGCAATCAGATTTATCTGGATCATCAACTAGTTTTATTGAGTTCATGCTTGATACGATTAATAAATCATTAAGAGAGACTGTTGAGGATGCAAAGCCCGCAAGCCCAGATTATAAGAAACGAATTGAATATGCATTATCTGTCTTAAATGATTGGTTTGATCGTAAAGAATACATGAATGTATGCAAGGGTATATCAACTGCAACTGCGAGTAGAGATATTAAACAATTACTTATTGAAGAGAAAATTGAGTCATTAGGTACAGGCCGAATGACAAAATATCGTAAAAAAGCAAGTGGCTAA
- a CDS encoding GNAT family N-acetyltransferase — protein MIEKVHNVITQSFSTVAQDFHFTKESVPHFPAFITVDVIDKQMKNGLVLFVYVDSGQVLGSVGIKETENNIYKIERLAVLPDQRHNKIGQTLMNYAINRIKENNGKVAKVEIVYENITLKKWYENQGFQVIAVDVYENLPFKVGVLTKELC, from the coding sequence ATGATTGAAAAAGTACATAATGTAATTACACAATCATTTAGTACAGTTGCGCAAGATTTTCATTTTACAAAAGAGTCTGTACCACATTTTCCTGCGTTTATTACTGTTGATGTTATAGATAAACAGATGAAAAATGGTTTGGTATTGTTTGTATATGTTGATTCAGGTCAAGTTCTTGGTTCAGTTGGAATAAAGGAAACAGAAAACAATATATATAAAATAGAACGGCTCGCAGTTCTTCCTGATCAAAGACATAATAAAATTGGTCAAACACTAATGAATTATGCAATAAACCGTATTAAAGAGAATAATGGTAAAGTCGCTAAAGTGGAAATCGTTTATGAAAATATTACATTGAAAAAATGGTATGAAAATCAGGGTTTCCAAGTAATTGCTGTTGATGTATATGAAAACTTACCCTTTAAAGTTGGTGTGTTAACAAAAGAATTATGTTAA
- a CDS encoding type II toxin-antitoxin system RelE/ParE family toxin, which produces MEYEVRIPNSVKRDIEEIIEYYFDDRPEYAKKIFELLFERINSLKSFPNKGRIVPELLEYNINEYREILESYWRIIYRIDNDMVEIFTVIDARRNVQDLLVEKLKRKFV; this is translated from the coding sequence ATGGAATATGAAGTTCGTATTCCAAATAGTGTGAAAAGAGATATTGAAGAAATCATTGAATATTATTTTGATGATCGACCTGAATACGCAAAGAAAATATTTGAATTATTGTTTGAAAGGATAAACTCATTAAAAAGTTTTCCTAATAAGGGAAGAATTGTTCCGGAGCTCCTTGAATATAACATAAACGAATATCGTGAAATTCTTGAATCTTACTGGCGAATCATCTATCGGATTGATAATGATATGGTTGAAATATTTACAGTAATAGATGCAAGAAGAAATGTACAAGATTTATTAGTGGAAAAATTAAAAAGAAAATTCGTCTAA
- a CDS encoding type II toxin-antitoxin system Phd/YefM family antitoxin, with product MNVNFKNDIKPISYIKTNAAEMMKYVNDNRNPIIITQNGEAKAVLMDIDSYQNMQNAFALLNIIKISEDEIKRGNFQESDEVFNELNNKYFRK from the coding sequence ATGAATGTAAACTTTAAGAACGATATAAAACCGATTTCATACATTAAAACAAATGCTGCTGAAATGATGAAATATGTTAATGATAATCGAAATCCGATTATTATTACTCAAAACGGCGAAGCTAAAGCCGTCTTAATGGATATTGATTCGTATCAAAATATGCAAAATGCTTTTGCTTTATTAAACATAATCAAAATATCTGAAGATGAGATTAAAAGGGGCAACTTTCAAGAATCAGATGAAGTCTTCAATGAATTAAATAACAAATATTTCAGGAAATAA
- a CDS encoding YdeI/OmpD-associated family protein → MNEDVVVLEFENRVKYREWLVINHKKENSIWIEFKKGNKDFTANDALEESICFGWIDGVMKSINDERYRKYFSKRKDVHKWSEKNKQIFKKMVDNNAMTKSGVDVYLPEISNENTQLSIEDKIECLRNVLQTMPEIVRLYNEKPLSKQKQFAGFYCDAKTEETKNKRRNKIIDALQNNYNGMLY, encoded by the coding sequence ATGAATGAAGATGTTGTTGTTCTTGAATTTGAGAATAGGGTTAAATATAGAGAATGGTTGGTAATTAATCACAAAAAAGAAAATAGTATTTGGATAGAGTTTAAAAAGGGTAATAAAGATTTTACTGCAAATGACGCACTAGAGGAATCAATCTGCTTTGGATGGATTGATGGGGTTATGAAGTCAATAAATGATGAAAGATATAGAAAATATTTTTCAAAAAGAAAAGATGTTCATAAATGGTCAGAGAAGAATAAGCAAATATTTAAGAAAATGGTAGATAATAATGCAATGACAAAATCCGGTGTTGATGTTTATTTACCAGAAATTAGCAACGAAAATACTCAATTAAGTATAGAAGATAAAATAGAGTGTTTAAGAAATGTGCTTCAAACAATGCCCGAAATAGTAAGATTATACAATGAAAAACCATTATCAAAACAAAAGCAATTTGCTGGCTTTTATTGTGATGCTAAAACCGAAGAAACAAAAAATAAAAGAAGAAATAAAATAATTGATGCACTCCAAAATAACTATAACGGAATGTTGTATTAA
- a CDS encoding AAA family ATPase — MIKPKCIVITGRPGSGKTTLTDKLSKHLYIPKVSRDELKEGYVNTFGIKHDLLPKDTNRIVNDIFKDTVIHLLESKISLIIEAAFDHKIWDYFLPDFMKVANVIIIICDIDATKSALRHLERGLANPKREYYHGDKRVSVYRETGYFEPGEKYDLPEFDVPTLLVSTEKEYCPTIEEIETFINEDS, encoded by the coding sequence ATGATTAAACCGAAATGTATAGTAATTACAGGACGACCAGGTTCTGGAAAAACTACGTTAACTGATAAACTATCAAAACACTTGTATATTCCTAAAGTTAGTCGTGATGAGCTCAAAGAAGGATATGTGAATACTTTTGGTATTAAACATGATCTTTTACCAAAAGATACTAATAGAATAGTAAATGATATTTTTAAGGATACAGTAATTCACTTGCTTGAATCAAAAATATCTTTGATTATTGAAGCTGCTTTTGATCATAAAATTTGGGATTATTTTCTACCCGATTTTATGAAAGTTGCAAATGTAATTATTATAATATGCGATATTGATGCAACCAAAAGTGCATTACGCCATTTGGAAAGAGGTTTGGCAAATCCAAAACGTGAATATTATCATGGTGATAAAAGAGTTTCTGTTTATAGAGAAACTGGTTATTTTGAGCCAGGTGAAAAATATGATCTTCCTGAATTTGATGTACCTACATTACTAGTTTCTACTGAAAAAGAGTATTGTCCAACAATTGAAGAAATAGAAACTTTTATTAATGAAGATAGTTGA
- a CDS encoding SDR family NAD(P)-dependent oxidoreductase has protein sequence MKILNGKVALVTGASRGIGKGTAIALAKEGAKVYITGRTIEENTSSSNLPGSIYTTEKEINDNYGTCIAIQCDHTQDDQTQKVVKKIKKENDSLDILVNAVWGGYEYFTDGSTFWTEQGFWDMPFQRWDKMFDAGVRAHFVTSSMVSKIMINQKKGLIINYSFWAADRNDKGVAYSVAKAATNKMTECMAYELSKYNVSVITLYPGLVRTESVMKNSQYFDMSNSESTEFSGKVISKIACDKDNILLSGKKYTSAELALKYNIQDIDGKQPVPLTVDKC, from the coding sequence ATGAAAATACTAAATGGAAAAGTTGCGTTAGTCACTGGTGCAAGTAGAGGAATTGGGAAAGGCACTGCAATAGCTTTAGCCAAAGAAGGTGCAAAAGTATATATAACTGGAAGAACTATTGAGGAAAATACAAGTTCTTCAAATCTTCCAGGATCAATCTATACTACAGAAAAAGAGATTAATGATAACTATGGAACATGTATTGCGATTCAATGTGATCATACTCAAGATGATCAAACACAAAAAGTTGTTAAGAAAATCAAAAAAGAAAATGATTCCTTAGATATTCTTGTAAATGCGGTCTGGGGAGGATATGAGTATTTTACTGACGGATCAACATTTTGGACAGAGCAAGGTTTTTGGGATATGCCATTTCAACGTTGGGATAAAATGTTTGATGCAGGTGTAAGGGCTCATTTTGTTACAAGTAGTATGGTTAGTAAAATAATGATAAATCAAAAAAAAGGGCTAATCATAAATTACTCATTTTGGGCAGCAGATCGAAATGACAAAGGAGTTGCTTACTCAGTTGCAAAAGCGGCAACTAATAAAATGACTGAATGTATGGCATATGAATTAAGTAAGTATAATGTATCAGTTATTACTTTATATCCTGGCTTAGTGAGAACTGAATCAGTAATGAAGAATAGTCAATATTTTGATATGAGTAATTCAGAATCAACGGAGTTTAGTGGAAAAGTAATATCTAAAATTGCATGTGATAAAGACAATATATTACTAAGCGGGAAAAAGTATACGAGCGCAGAATTAGCGTTGAAATATAACATACAAGATATTGATGGGAAACAGCCAGTGCCATTAACTGTAGATAAGTGTTAA
- a CDS encoding HD domain-containing protein yields the protein MENSINNIILSMINYNSPDVKRINHALKVFQFSEIIANLEEVTVNELTVIKICGILHDIGIHEAEIKYKSSSGKYQEIEGPKIAEELLVKNKIDISNTQIERIKFIIGNHHSYKKIDGIDFQILVEADFIVNIYEDNIQKREIENVKKNIFMTNTGKYLIDSMYLK from the coding sequence ATGGAAAATTCGATTAATAACATAATATTATCAATGATAAATTATAATTCACCGGATGTTAAGAGAATTAATCATGCTCTTAAGGTTTTTCAATTTTCTGAAATTATCGCAAATTTAGAAGAAGTAACTGTTAATGAGTTAACCGTTATAAAAATATGTGGAATACTACATGATATTGGTATTCATGAAGCGGAAATTAAATATAAGTCTAGTTCAGGAAAATATCAAGAAATTGAAGGCCCAAAAATAGCTGAAGAGTTATTAGTAAAAAATAAAATTGATATTAGTAATACTCAAATCGAAAGAATTAAATTTATAATTGGTAATCATCATTCATATAAAAAGATAGATGGAATAGATTTTCAAATATTAGTTGAAGCAGATTTCATTGTGAATATTTACGAAGATAATATACAAAAAAGAGAAATCGAAAATGTTAAGAAAAATATATTTATGACAAATACTGGAAAATATTTGATTGATTCAATGTACTTAAAATAA
- a CDS encoding DUF4145 domain-containing protein encodes MNTIDLASILKIDTPSIPWQCPHCDHHATLKPQDYSIANNYSKNQSAPNDSKEYINVQTKLIFCPNGECQKYTIYVSIYKAHTEYTQHSGTKIINDEYISGNIFYPNVKLKAYPDYIPQAIISDYKESYQIVELSPKASATISRRCLQGIIRDFWKVKPGKLVNEIDQIKEKVDELTFNAIDSVRKIGNIGAHMETDINYIIDVDKNEASILLSLIEMLLENWYIAKHDREERLRKIKSIADIKK; translated from the coding sequence ATGAATACAATTGATCTTGCAAGCATTTTAAAAATTGATACACCATCTATTCCGTGGCAATGTCCTCATTGTGATCATCATGCAACATTAAAACCACAAGATTATTCTATTGCAAATAATTATAGTAAAAATCAATCAGCTCCTAATGACAGTAAAGAATATATCAATGTACAGACGAAATTGATTTTCTGTCCAAACGGTGAATGTCAAAAATATACTATTTATGTCAGTATATATAAAGCTCACACTGAGTACACTCAACACAGTGGGACAAAAATAATTAATGATGAATACATTTCTGGGAATATTTTCTATCCTAATGTGAAATTAAAAGCCTATCCAGATTATATTCCACAAGCAATTATTTCTGACTATAAAGAATCTTATCAAATTGTTGAATTAAGTCCAAAAGCATCCGCTACTATTTCGAGAAGATGTTTACAAGGTATTATTCGTGATTTTTGGAAAGTTAAACCAGGGAAATTAGTAAATGAAATTGATCAAATAAAAGAAAAAGTTGATGAATTAACATTTAACGCAATAGATTCAGTAAGAAAAATTGGAAATATTGGTGCTCATATGGAAACAGATATTAACTACATTATTGATGTGGATAAAAATGAAGCAAGTATTCTATTAAGCCTAATTGAGATGTTGTTGGAAAATTGGTATATAGCAAAACATGATAGAGAAGAAAGATTAAGGAAAATTAAAAGTATTGCTGATATTAAGAAATAA
- a CDS encoding AAC(3) family N-acetyltransferase, with product MSIEVHSSMKSIGDNSYDANSIISDLKNIITSDGSIVMPAFPLSKCLPLTQHDLSLGIKKKCRWLDENHDERTDMGIIADIFSKNSETLKGTGQHRMAVWGKNSVKYIENLMNFIDDNGYGLLIGVDIRRLTAMHYVEGNIPNDIWPKLFTPMNEEIQKIYNQNEYFIVTDLVPKYTKGWLKIQAMAEKKGLLKKGKIGNADSMFFNVKEIVSIYENELKHNINKLFNI from the coding sequence ATGTCAATCGAAGTTCATTCTTCAATGAAATCAATTGGAGATAACAGTTATGATGCCAATAGTATAATTTCTGATCTTAAAAATATCATAACATCAGATGGCAGTATAGTAATGCCCGCTTTTCCATTATCAAAATGTTTACCATTAACACAACATGATTTGTCTTTAGGAATTAAAAAAAAATGCAGATGGTTGGACGAAAATCATGATGAAAGAACGGACATGGGAATTATCGCAGATATTTTTTCAAAGAATTCAGAAACCTTAAAGGGAACAGGACAGCATAGAATGGCTGTGTGGGGTAAAAACTCAGTAAAATATATAGAGAATTTAATGAACTTTATTGATGATAATGGTTATGGTTTATTGATTGGAGTTGACATTAGAAGATTGACTGCAATGCATTATGTTGAAGGTAATATACCGAATGATATTTGGCCTAAATTATTCACACCAATGAATGAAGAAATTCAAAAAATATATAATCAAAATGAATATTTTATAGTAACTGATCTTGTACCAAAATATACAAAGGGCTGGTTAAAAATACAAGCTATGGCTGAAAAGAAAGGATTATTAAAGAAAGGAAAGATAGGAAATGCTGACAGTATGTTCTTTAATGTTAAAGAAATTGTAAGTATTTATGAAAATGAACTAAAACACAATATCAATAAACTATTTAATATTTAA
- a CDS encoding GNAT family N-acetyltransferase — MIKNDYKIYDFNLDFHAELLLLAKKAWHFTYSNIMKPDVLNERLNDWYSEQNHKGISENVKNGKYFFKVVFLNKQMVGFVSGNVNEQKLDRLYIDPDEIGKGLGALLLQMFIDELIKVNKKTCLLYCDKNNSIGIKFYKKKGFVIVEEDEEDYKMVKNIEVF, encoded by the coding sequence ATGATTAAAAATGATTATAAAATTTATGATTTCAATTTAGATTTTCATGCTGAATTATTACTCCTTGCAAAAAAAGCGTGGCATTTTACATACTCTAATATTATGAAACCAGATGTCTTAAATGAACGTCTGAATGATTGGTATTCAGAACAAAACCACAAAGGTATTTCTGAGAATGTAAAAAATGGTAAATACTTTTTTAAAGTAGTTTTTCTTAACAAACAAATGGTTGGATTCGTATCTGGGAATGTAAATGAACAAAAGTTAGATAGATTATATATAGATCCAGATGAAATTGGTAAAGGTTTAGGTGCATTACTACTTCAAATGTTTATAGATGAACTAATTAAAGTAAATAAAAAAACATGTTTGTTATATTGTGATAAAAATAATAGTATAGGGATAAAGTTTTATAAGAAAAAAGGTTTTGTCATTGTTGAAGAAGATGAAGAAGATTACAAAATGGTTAAAAATATTGAAGTTTTTTAA